A DNA window from Ranitomeya imitator isolate aRanImi1 chromosome 2, aRanImi1.pri, whole genome shotgun sequence contains the following coding sequences:
- the LOC138666437 gene encoding zinc finger protein 84-like → MDRTGEGEDLTHINTTYERDDERCKEIPTYEYPADYCTRRSLMQLTSSIYKSYDLEITQDTIEVNVITPDVPLSLHSKDLSSDLLKQVLSYDSLPTTKENQSHKISFKKRTVPKSKKPISSSEYGNSFPLEKSFIKHQTIHTAKSRFSCSKCGKCFKQKSDFVRHQRTHTGEKSFSCSECGKCFNQKSDFVRHQRIHVGEKPFSCSQCGKCFNQKLYFVRHQKTHTGEKPFSCSQCGKYFKQKAHLVMHQRTHTGEKPFSCSECGKCFSHKSDLLHHQRIHTGEKPFSCSECGKCFNKKSYLVIHQRTHTGENVVSSVFGLPLVVTDGKPFSCSECGKCFNQKSHLIRHQITHTGEKPFSCSECGKCFNKKSHLVIHQITHTGKKPFSCSECGKCFNQKSYFVRHQRIHTGEMPFSCSQCGKCFNQKSHLIRHQITHIGKKPFSCSECGNFFNKKSHLVIHQITHTGEKPISCSECGKCFSQKSDLLQHHRIHTGEKPFSCSECGKCFNKKSFLVIHQRIHTGEKPFSCSECGKCFTKKSFLVIHQRIHTGEKPFSCSECGKCFNKKSYLVIHHRIHTGEKPFSCSECGKCFNRKSVLDRHQRTHTG, encoded by the exons cagattactgtaccaggagatctctgatgcagctgacatcttcaatttataAGTCATATGATCTTGAGatcacacaggatacaattgaagtgaatgtcaTTACGCCAGATGTACCattatcccttcacagcaaagatctgtcatctgatctttTGAAACAAGTCCTGTCTTATGATTCATTaccaactactaaggaaaatcaaagtcacaaaataagctttAAAAAACGAACTGTTCCTAAATCAAAGAAGCCGATTTCATCTTCCGAATATGGAAATAGCTTTCCCCTTGAAAAGtcttttattaaacatcaaacaATTCACACAGCAAAGAGCAGATTTTCTTGTTCAAAATGCGGGAAATGTTTTAagcagaaatcagattttgttagacaccaaagaacccacacaggggaaaagtctttttcctgttcagaatgtgggaaatgttttaaccagaaatcagattttgttagacaccagagaattcacgtaggtgagaagcctttttcatgttcacaatgtgggaaatgttttaaccagaaattatattttgttagacaccagaaaactcacacaggtgagaagcctttttcctgttcacaatgtgggaaatattttaaacagAAAGCGCATCTTGTAatgcaccaaagaactcacacaggggagaagcctttttcctgttcagaatgtgggaaatgttttagccataaATCAGATTTGCTtcatcaccagagaattcacacaggggagaagcctttctcatgttcagaatgtgggaaatgttttaacaagaaatcatatcttgttatacaccaaagaactcacacaggggagaatgttgtgagttctgtttttgggctccctctggtggttactgatggt aagcctttttcctgttcagaatgtgggaaatgttttaaccagaaatcacatctgattagacaccaaataactcacacaggagagaagcctttttcctgttcagaatgtgggaaatgttttaacaagaaatcacatcttgttatacaccaaataactcacacagggaagaagcctttttcctgttcagaatgtgggaaatgttttaaccagaaatcatattttgttagacaccagagaattcacacaggggagatgcctttttcatgttcacaatgtgggaaatgttttaatcagaaatcacatCTGATTAGACACCAAATAACGCAcatagggaagaagcctttttcctgttcagaatgcgggaatttttttaacaagaaatcacatcttgttatacaccaaataactcacacaggggagaagcctatttcctgttctgaatgtgggaaatgttttagccagaaatcagatttgcttcagcaccatagaattcacacaggggagaagcctttctcatgttcagaatgtgggaaatgttttaacaagaaatcatttcttgttatacaccagagaattcacacaggggagaagcctttttcatgttcagaatgtgggaaatgttttaccaagaaatcatttcttgttatacaccagagaattcacacaggggagaagcctttttcatgttcagaatgtgggaaatgttttaacaagaaatcatatcttgttatacaccacagaattcacacaggggagaagcctttttcatgttcagaatgtgggaaatgttttaaccgaaagTCGGTTCTTGAtcgccaccagagaacccacacagggtag